One genomic region from Candidatus Limnocylindrales bacterium encodes:
- a CDS encoding glycosyltransferase yields the protein MIGKSSSISSGLYVLLFTALSTIFRVSFLLYFILLSVLSSTFAKYVLVPGSIPLLPTELLIFIWFLYKVSQALRGEKFLVYPFSVTVVSGILALGILNLVRKPDAFALRYSTMFFYILLAFVTCDFLKSSKDVKKIIQVAKLSVLFSWILTLINLPTSISGIHFGSITSTPGIYYLGLGNFGVYFFVFSWALSEILSRRRTPIRPLIWLILCLCWVLLFYFHRSAIIAFAVTPVMFVLTRPVRFLKGLPRIIVLGGLGSIMLILSAGYFGKTGLTGVSAIYNRLYSVFTPKDDPNAAGRLAYWQKVLSDISTNSGDLLWGKGFSLTPLELADKPGNLLTAAVIGFHNSFIAVLYKTGFLGLFFIVLFFGQALRISLKEKDPFIIVAGMSLLAMTVFAFFNVVLENPYYGFFMWFFAGMVYKLKSLKKREKMQIGDQSVGIDSGAEGSKKMKILLIGSTPPPYHGSNIYFKDFLETLATCPALEVLHVETSDKRNDLNNLGKLDFKNLFTAFSSLVQEAYFCIKYKPEIIYIPIAQNTLAYLRDGLFILLGKMFKTRLVIHLHGSYFRNFYDQSPGYIKKFIDVTLRACDGAIVLGDKLRWIFEGWLPPDRIFVLPNFVVFQDSQNFQKHDHKQQKVLTYLGNLYESRGIFDLLEAIKMVNEKAPGEFILQVAGKFVDDPFTSLRCETIQRKFDESVKALKGAVVYLGQITAAEDKFRLLNDTDLFVFPSWYEGQPLVILEAMAAGCPVISTKNVGVIDETVIDGVTGILVEKQNPEKLAEAILFLLKNPKLLTQMGKAGRKRYEACYTPRRILEKAIQIFKTVLDPVCVA from the coding sequence ATGATCGGTAAATCATCTTCGATCAGCTCTGGACTTTATGTCCTCTTATTTACTGCTTTGAGTACCATTTTCCGGGTTTCTTTCTTGCTTTATTTTATTTTGCTCAGTGTGTTGAGTTCGACTTTCGCTAAATATGTCCTGGTTCCCGGAAGTATTCCTCTTCTTCCAACCGAGCTTCTTATTTTCATATGGTTCCTTTATAAGGTTTCCCAGGCCCTCAGGGGAGAAAAGTTTTTAGTCTATCCTTTCTCGGTTACGGTTGTTTCCGGAATTCTGGCCCTGGGAATTCTAAATCTCGTGAGAAAGCCAGATGCTTTTGCTTTGAGATATTCTACGATGTTTTTCTATATCCTCCTGGCCTTTGTCACCTGTGACTTTCTAAAGTCGAGCAAGGATGTTAAAAAGATTATCCAGGTGGCCAAATTGTCCGTTCTATTCAGTTGGATTCTTACCCTTATAAACCTACCGACCAGTATATCCGGCATCCATTTTGGGTCTATAACTTCTACCCCGGGTATTTACTACCTTGGGCTTGGGAATTTTGGAGTTTACTTTTTTGTTTTCTCCTGGGCTCTCTCAGAAATTTTAAGCCGAAGACGAACTCCGATCAGACCCCTTATCTGGCTAATCCTCTGTCTCTGTTGGGTACTACTCTTTTATTTTCATCGATCTGCTATAATAGCCTTTGCCGTTACGCCTGTAATGTTTGTCTTAACAAGACCTGTACGTTTTTTGAAAGGACTTCCCAGGATCATAGTCCTGGGGGGCTTGGGGAGCATAATGCTTATCCTTTCTGCTGGTTATTTTGGCAAGACCGGATTGACGGGTGTGTCGGCCATATATAATCGACTGTATTCTGTTTTTACCCCAAAGGATGATCCCAATGCCGCCGGAAGGCTGGCCTATTGGCAAAAGGTTTTATCAGACATTTCTACAAATTCCGGCGACTTATTGTGGGGTAAAGGGTTTTCCCTCACTCCACTGGAGTTAGCAGATAAACCGGGGAACCTGTTGACGGCAGCGGTTATTGGATTCCATAATAGCTTTATTGCAGTTTTGTACAAAACGGGCTTCCTGGGTCTATTTTTTATAGTCCTCTTTTTTGGACAGGCCCTCAGGATAAGTTTGAAAGAAAAGGATCCGTTCATAATAGTAGCCGGCATGTCCCTTTTAGCCATGACCGTATTTGCTTTTTTCAACGTTGTATTAGAGAATCCCTATTATGGATTTTTTATGTGGTTTTTTGCGGGAATGGTATACAAATTAAAATCGCTTAAGAAACGGGAAAAAATGCAAATCGGTGATCAAAGTGTCGGCATAGACTCGGGGGCTGAAGGTTCTAAAAAGATGAAAATTTTATTAATCGGGTCAACCCCACCACCTTATCATGGCTCCAATATTTATTTTAAAGATTTTTTAGAAACCCTGGCGACCTGTCCGGCACTTGAAGTTCTCCACGTGGAAACATCGGATAAAAGAAATGACCTTAATAACCTGGGAAAATTGGATTTTAAAAATCTCTTTACCGCCTTTAGTTCCCTAGTCCAGGAAGCTTATTTTTGTATAAAATATAAACCGGAGATTATTTATATTCCTATAGCCCAAAATACCCTCGCTTACTTACGAGATGGGCTTTTTATACTCCTGGGAAAAATGTTTAAAACCCGGCTAGTAATCCATCTCCATGGAAGTTATTTCCGTAACTTCTACGATCAATCTCCCGGATATATTAAAAAATTCATTGATGTGACCCTAAGGGCCTGCGATGGGGCCATCGTCCTGGGAGATAAATTACGATGGATTTTCGAGGGATGGCTACCTCCTGATAGAATCTTTGTACTTCCTAACTTTGTTGTCTTTCAGGATAGTCAAAATTTTCAGAAACACGATCATAAACAGCAAAAAGTCCTGACTTACTTGGGAAACTTATACGAATCGAGGGGAATATTCGATTTACTTGAGGCCATTAAAATGGTAAATGAAAAAGCGCCGGGAGAATTTATCTTACAAGTAGCTGGAAAGTTTGTAGATGATCCCTTTACCTCCCTGAGGTGTGAAACCATTCAACGTAAATTTGATGAGTCTGTAAAGGCTTTAAAGGGAGCCGTGGTATACTTAGGTCAAATAACAGCAGCGGAGGACAAATTCCGCCTGCTTAACGACACAGATTTATTTGTGTTCCCCAGTTGGTACGAAGGACAGCCTTTAGTAATTCTTGAGGCCATGGCCGCAGGCTGTCCAGTTATTTCCACAAAAAACGTGGGGGTTATTGATGAAACGGTCATCGATGGGGTTACGGGGATTCTGGTAGAAAAGCAAAATCCGGAAAAACTTGCAGAAGCTATTTTGTTTCTCCTGAAGAACCCGAAACTTCTCACCCAAATGGGAAAGGCCGGAAGAAAAAGATACGAGGCGTGTTACACCCCCCGGCGTATTCTGGAAAAGGCAATCCAGATCTTCAAAACCGTCTTAGATCCCGTATGTGTGGCATAG